The following are encoded in a window of Pseudomonas multiresinivorans genomic DNA:
- a CDS encoding histone deacetylase, producing the protein MPLPLVYHDDYSPPFPDNHRFPMEKFRLLRDHLVDSALVSDAELLRPELCPVDILALAHDRDYIERYCSGAMEREELRRLGLPWSEALARRTVRAVGGSLLTAELALEHGLACHLAGGTHHAHHDHASGFCIFNDLAVISLYLLESGKANRVLIFDCDVHQGDGTARILENVPDAVTVSLHCEKNFPARKAQSDWDIPLPLHLGDVDYLKVVEEALDYLLPLYQPDIVLYDAGVDVHKDDALGYLQLTDAGLAARDEHVLRRCLASDIPVVGVIGGGYDKDRHALARRHGILHHSAARVARELQLAR; encoded by the coding sequence GGAGAAGTTCCGCCTGCTGCGCGACCACCTGGTGGACAGCGCCCTGGTGAGCGACGCCGAGCTGCTGCGTCCGGAACTCTGCCCTGTGGATATCCTCGCCCTGGCCCACGATCGCGATTACATCGAGCGCTATTGCAGCGGCGCGATGGAGCGCGAAGAACTGCGCCGCCTCGGCTTGCCCTGGAGCGAAGCGCTGGCCCGGCGCACGGTGCGTGCGGTGGGCGGCTCGCTGCTGACGGCCGAACTGGCGCTCGAACATGGGCTGGCCTGCCATCTCGCCGGCGGCACGCACCACGCGCACCATGACCACGCCTCGGGCTTCTGCATCTTCAACGATCTTGCAGTGATCAGCCTCTACCTGCTGGAAAGCGGCAAGGCCAACCGCGTGCTGATCTTCGACTGCGACGTGCACCAGGGCGACGGCACTGCACGCATTCTGGAGAACGTGCCGGACGCGGTGACCGTGTCATTGCACTGCGAGAAGAATTTCCCCGCGCGCAAGGCGCAGAGCGACTGGGACATTCCCCTGCCGCTGCACCTGGGCGATGTGGACTACCTGAAGGTGGTGGAGGAAGCGCTGGACTACCTGCTGCCGCTGTACCAGCCGGACATCGTGCTCTACGACGCCGGCGTGGACGTGCACAAGGACGACGCCCTGGGCTATCTGCAGCTCACCGATGCGGGATTGGCCGCGCGGGACGAGCACGTCCTCCGCCGCTGCCTGGCCAGCGATATTCCGGTGGTCGGCGTGATCGGCGGGGGCTACGACAAGGACCGCCACGCGCTGGCCCGGCGCCACGGCATCCTGCACCACAGCGCTGCACGGGTAGCGCGCGAGCTTCAGTTGGCCCGGTAG
- a CDS encoding aldehyde dehydrogenase family protein produces the protein MRDQLYINGQWVRPDLGGRFTSYDPATGQPLREVPAATEEDVDHAVRAARTAFNRGWGQSRGSERAEWLEALAGELERNQDSLAELEVRDNGKPLPEAQWDVADAIGCFRYYAELARELDERQDQTLPLPDERFRCRIRQEPVGVAGQIIPWNYPLLMAAWKVAPALAAGATCVLKPSELTPLSALELAAAADAIGLPAGVLNVLPGLGAEAGGPLSQHPGVDKLAFTGSVPTGSRIMSAAAQDIKNVSLELGGKSAFIVFDDSDVEAAVEWILFGIFWNQGQVCSATSRLLVQEGIAPRLIERLVEATRAITIGNGLQPGVLLGPLVSQGQHEKVLGSVDKGRAGGARLLTGGKRPAGLEQGWFIEPAIFDEPAEDALIWREEIFGPVLCVKRFKTEAEALRLANDSRFGLAGAVMSGDPQRAARVADGLRAGIVWVNCSQPTFTQAPWGGMKQSGIGRELGVWGLENYLEVKQVTEYISDQPWGWYLK, from the coding sequence ATGCGCGACCAGCTCTACATCAACGGGCAGTGGGTCAGGCCGGACCTGGGCGGCCGCTTCACCAGCTACGACCCCGCCACCGGCCAGCCGCTGCGCGAAGTGCCGGCGGCCACCGAGGAAGACGTCGACCACGCGGTGCGCGCGGCGCGCACCGCGTTCAATCGTGGCTGGGGGCAGAGCCGCGGCAGCGAGCGCGCCGAATGGCTGGAAGCGCTGGCCGGCGAGCTGGAACGCAACCAGGACTCGTTGGCCGAACTGGAAGTGCGCGACAACGGCAAGCCACTGCCCGAGGCGCAGTGGGACGTGGCCGACGCCATCGGCTGCTTCCGCTATTACGCCGAGCTGGCGCGGGAGCTGGACGAGCGCCAGGACCAGACTCTGCCACTGCCCGACGAACGCTTCCGCTGCCGTATCCGGCAGGAACCGGTGGGCGTGGCGGGGCAGATCATCCCCTGGAACTACCCGCTGCTGATGGCGGCATGGAAGGTGGCGCCGGCTTTGGCAGCGGGTGCCACCTGCGTGCTCAAACCGTCCGAGCTGACGCCACTGAGCGCCCTGGAGCTGGCTGCCGCCGCAGATGCCATCGGGCTGCCGGCAGGCGTGCTGAACGTGCTGCCGGGGCTGGGCGCGGAGGCCGGCGGGCCGCTGAGCCAGCATCCGGGCGTGGACAAGCTGGCCTTCACCGGCAGCGTGCCGACCGGCTCGCGGATCATGTCGGCGGCGGCGCAGGACATCAAGAACGTCAGCCTGGAGCTGGGCGGCAAGTCGGCCTTCATCGTCTTCGATGACAGCGATGTCGAGGCGGCGGTGGAATGGATTCTCTTCGGCATCTTCTGGAACCAGGGGCAGGTGTGCAGCGCCACCTCGCGCCTGCTGGTGCAGGAAGGCATCGCCCCGCGCCTGATCGAGCGGCTGGTGGAAGCGACCCGCGCCATCACCATCGGCAACGGCCTGCAACCGGGCGTGCTGCTCGGCCCGCTGGTCAGCCAGGGGCAGCACGAGAAGGTGCTCGGATCCGTCGACAAGGGCCGCGCCGGTGGCGCTCGCCTGCTCACCGGCGGCAAGCGTCCGGCGGGGCTGGAGCAGGGCTGGTTCATCGAGCCGGCAATCTTCGACGAACCGGCCGAGGACGCGCTGATCTGGCGCGAGGAAATCTTCGGCCCGGTACTCTGCGTAAAGCGCTTCAAGACCGAGGCTGAGGCCCTGCGCCTGGCCAACGACAGCCGCTTCGGCCTGGCCGGCGCGGTGATGTCGGGCGATCCGCAGCGCGCCGCGCGAGTGGCGGACGGGCTGCGGGCGGGGATCGTCTGGGTCAACTGCTCGCAACCTACCTTCACCCAGGCGCCTTGGGGCGGCATGAAGCAAAGCGGCATCGGCCGCGAGCTGGGCGTTTGGGGGCTGGAGAATTACCTGGAGGTGAAGCAGGTGACCGAGTACATCTCCGACCAGCCCTGGGGCTGGTACCTGAAGTAG
- a CDS encoding VOC family protein codes for MSTASVELKVFVPARDFALSQQFYKDLGFNSPWTSEELAYFHHGDHCAFLLQNYYVKEFAENLMLHLLVEDADAWYTKVLDSGLAERYGVRLGAPEDQPWKMRDFTLHDPSGVLWRIGHNLD; via the coding sequence ATGAGCACTGCCAGCGTTGAACTGAAAGTCTTCGTCCCCGCCCGCGATTTCGCACTCTCCCAGCAGTTCTACAAGGACCTGGGCTTCAACTCGCCGTGGACCTCCGAGGAGCTCGCCTACTTCCACCATGGCGACCATTGCGCCTTCCTGCTGCAGAACTACTACGTCAAGGAATTCGCCGAGAACCTGATGTTGCACCTTCTGGTGGAAGACGCCGACGCCTGGTACACGAAGGTCCTCGACTCCGGCCTCGCCGAGCGCTATGGCGTGCGCCTGGGTGCGCCGGAAGACCAGCCGTGGAAGATGCGCGACTTCACCCTGCACGACCCGAGCGGCGTGCTCTGGCGGATCGGGCATAACCTCGATTGA
- a CDS encoding ABC transporter ATP-binding protein has protein sequence MESGQDVDIEFRNVVKRYGSVPAVNGLSFKVKRGAFHSFLGSSGCGKTTTLRMIAGFEQPSEGEVLLAGQAVAGVPAHQRAVNMVFQHYALFPHLTVAENIAYGLRYRTPRPDRAQQRRMADEALEMVRLSGFGTRKPHELSGGQQQRVALARALVNKPTVLLLDEPLAALDRKLRKEMQSELLRLQREVGITFVLVTHDQEEALSMSDSISIMKDGLIIQTATPEALYETPASRYVADFIGESNLFAGTVRRLDSGRVVLGTPAGLELSSPPTPTGPSLSPQAEGCIAVRPELVGIAAADSELQREVRLKGRVEDRIYLGNLTEYRVRTDAFGIVCVRVPRKAGGEVEAFEHGAPVQVGWNQASGLAMAL, from the coding sequence ATGGAAAGCGGTCAGGATGTCGATATCGAGTTCCGTAACGTGGTCAAGCGCTACGGCAGCGTGCCGGCGGTCAACGGGCTGAGCTTCAAGGTGAAGCGCGGCGCTTTCCACTCCTTCCTCGGCAGCTCCGGCTGCGGCAAGACCACCACCCTGCGGATGATCGCCGGCTTCGAGCAGCCCAGCGAAGGCGAGGTCCTGCTGGCCGGCCAGGCGGTGGCCGGGGTGCCGGCGCACCAGCGCGCGGTGAACATGGTGTTCCAGCATTACGCACTGTTCCCGCACCTGACGGTGGCCGAAAACATCGCCTACGGCCTGCGCTACCGCACGCCGCGCCCGGACCGCGCGCAGCAGCGCCGCATGGCCGATGAGGCGCTGGAGATGGTGCGCCTCTCCGGTTTCGGCACGCGCAAGCCCCACGAGCTTTCCGGCGGCCAGCAGCAGCGCGTGGCGCTGGCCCGCGCCCTGGTGAACAAGCCCACCGTGCTGCTGCTCGACGAGCCGCTGGCGGCGCTGGACCGCAAGCTGCGCAAGGAGATGCAGTCCGAGCTGCTGCGGCTGCAGCGCGAGGTCGGCATCACCTTCGTGCTGGTCACCCATGACCAGGAAGAAGCGCTGTCGATGAGCGACAGCATCAGCATCATGAAGGACGGCCTGATCATCCAGACCGCCACTCCCGAGGCGCTCTACGAGACCCCGGCGAGCCGCTACGTGGCCGACTTCATCGGCGAGTCCAACCTGTTCGCCGGCACCGTTCGCCGCCTCGATTCCGGCCGCGTGGTGCTGGGCACGCCGGCCGGGTTGGAACTGAGCAGCCCGCCGACACCCACTGGCCCCTCGCTCTCACCCCAGGCCGAGGGTTGCATCGCCGTGCGCCCCGAGTTGGTGGGCATCGCCGCTGCGGATTCGGAGTTGCAGCGCGAGGTGCGCCTGAAGGGCCGCGTCGAGGACCGCATCTACCTGGGCAATCTCACCGAATACCGCGTTCGCACCGACGCCTTCGGCATCGTCTGCGTGCGCGTGCCGCGCAAGGCCGGCGGCGAGGTTGAGGCCTTCGAGCACGGCGCGCCGGTGCAGGTCGGCTGGAACCAGGCCAGCGGCCTGGCCATGGCTCTTTGA
- a CDS encoding DEAD/DEAH box helicase gives MTFANLGLIDPLLRALDGLGYQNPTAVQAQAIPAVLKGRDLLAAAQTGTGKTAGFALPLLQKLLQEGPQVGANSIRALVLVPTRELAEQVHESFRAYGQHVPLRTAVAYGGVSINPQMMKLRKGVDVLVATPGRLLDLYRQNALKFTQLQALVLDEADRMLDLGFARELDEVFAALPRRRQTLLFSATFSDAIRQMARELLRDPLTIDVAPRNTAAKTVKQHLVTVDKKRKAELFLHLMREQGWRQALVFAKTRKGVDELVGLLQKEGIRADSIHGDKPQPSRLRALARFKAGEVDFLIATDVAARGLDIEEMPLVVNFDLPIVPEDYVHRIGRTGRAGASGQAISLVCADEVQQLAAIETLIGQTLQRQEEDGFEAEHRVPVTAPGGQITKKPKKPKQPKVPEGKPGKVHLGSLLDDKPQVKAVRKAPGFGLGGKPAGGKPAAGKPSGKPGGKGARRP, from the coding sequence ATGACCTTCGCCAACCTCGGCCTGATCGATCCCCTCCTGCGCGCCCTCGACGGGCTCGGCTACCAGAACCCGACGGCGGTGCAGGCCCAGGCCATTCCGGCCGTGCTCAAGGGCCGCGACCTGCTCGCCGCCGCGCAGACCGGTACCGGCAAGACCGCCGGTTTCGCCTTGCCGCTGTTGCAGAAGCTGCTGCAGGAAGGCCCGCAGGTGGGGGCCAACTCCATTCGCGCGCTGGTGCTGGTGCCGACCCGTGAACTGGCCGAGCAGGTCCACGAGAGCTTCCGCGCCTACGGCCAGCATGTGCCGCTGCGCACGGCCGTGGCCTATGGCGGGGTCAGCATCAACCCGCAGATGATGAAGCTGCGCAAGGGCGTCGACGTGCTGGTGGCCACCCCCGGCCGCCTGCTCGACCTGTACCGGCAGAACGCCCTGAAATTCACCCAGCTGCAGGCGCTGGTGCTGGACGAAGCCGACCGCATGCTCGACCTGGGCTTTGCCCGCGAGCTGGACGAGGTCTTCGCCGCGCTACCCAGGCGCCGGCAGACCCTGCTGTTCTCCGCGACCTTCTCCGACGCCATCCGCCAGATGGCTCGCGAGCTGCTGCGCGACCCGCTGACCATCGACGTGGCGCCGCGCAACACGGCGGCGAAGACGGTGAAGCAGCACCTGGTCACCGTGGACAAGAAGCGCAAGGCCGAACTGTTCCTGCACCTGATGCGCGAGCAGGGTTGGCGCCAGGCGCTGGTGTTCGCCAAGACCCGTAAGGGCGTCGACGAGCTGGTTGGCCTGTTGCAGAAAGAAGGCATCCGCGCCGACTCGATCCACGGTGACAAGCCGCAGCCGTCGCGCTTGCGCGCGCTGGCGCGGTTCAAGGCTGGCGAAGTGGACTTCCTGATTGCCACTGACGTCGCCGCCCGCGGCCTGGATATCGAGGAAATGCCGCTGGTGGTCAACTTCGACCTGCCCATCGTCCCCGAAGACTACGTGCACCGCATCGGCCGTACCGGTCGCGCCGGCGCCAGCGGGCAGGCGATCTCGCTGGTCTGTGCCGACGAAGTTCAGCAGCTGGCGGCCATCGAGACGCTGATCGGCCAGACCCTGCAGCGCCAGGAAGAAGATGGCTTCGAGGCGGAACACCGGGTGCCCGTCACCGCCCCTGGCGGCCAGATAACGAAAAAGCCGAAGAAGCCCAAGCAACCCAAGGTGCCCGAAGGCAAGCCGGGCAAGGTCCACCTGGGCTCGCTCCTGGACGACAAGCCGCAGGTCAAGGCAGTGCGCAAGGCGCCGGGCTTTGGCCTGGGAGGGAAGCCGGCCGGTGGCAAGCCCGCCGCTGGCAAGCCTTCCGGAAAGCCCGGCGGCAAGGGCGCTCGCCGCCCCTGA
- a CDS encoding GNAT family N-acetyltransferase, which yields MSLTFRRARPDDVAAIPLIYSSGPDAFDYAFARPGRNSAQDFLRYAFVQGGGQFGWRQHWVGEQDGQVVAAGTVFGGEVTLGYMLAATRQILGYFGLGAPGVIRRGLQLERIICPPPRRTLYLAHLGVTSDLRGEGLGSQLIEHFLQIGRSNGLPMAALDVSVANPKAQALYERFGFEVQVERVSTLPGVSSHRYMQRKL from the coding sequence ATGTCGCTGACCTTCCGCCGCGCCCGCCCCGATGATGTCGCCGCCATCCCGCTTATCTACAGCTCCGGCCCCGACGCCTTCGACTATGCCTTCGCCCGCCCCGGCCGCAACAGCGCGCAGGATTTCCTGCGTTACGCCTTCGTCCAGGGCGGCGGGCAGTTCGGCTGGCGCCAGCACTGGGTCGGCGAACAGGACGGGCAGGTCGTGGCTGCCGGCACCGTGTTCGGCGGCGAGGTGACGCTGGGCTACATGCTCGCGGCCACGCGGCAGATTCTCGGCTATTTCGGGCTGGGCGCGCCCGGCGTCATCCGCCGCGGCCTGCAACTGGAAAGAATCATCTGCCCACCGCCGCGCAGGACACTGTACCTCGCCCACCTGGGCGTCACCTCGGACCTTCGTGGCGAGGGGCTGGGCAGCCAGTTGATCGAGCACTTCCTGCAGATCGGCCGCAGCAACGGCCTGCCCATGGCTGCACTGGACGTCTCGGTGGCCAATCCCAAGGCCCAGGCGCTCTATGAGCGTTTCGGCTTCGAGGTGCAGGTGGAGCGCGTCTCGACGCTGCCGGGCGTCTCCAGCCATCGCTACATGCAGCGCAAGCTCTGA
- a CDS encoding TIGR03862 family flavoprotein, with amino-acid sequence MAAEVLSSAGVKVELFDAMPSVGRKFLLAGVGGMNITHSEAREPFLSRYGKRAQTLAPLIDAFDNQALCAWIHGLGIETFVGTSGRVFPTDMKAAPLLRAWLKRLREAGVVIHTRHRWMGWDANGALLIEGPEGQRSVTADATVLALGGGSWQRLGSDGAWVPLLAERAVDISPLRPSNCGFEVEGWSEFFRDKFAGAPVKPVALSLPGGTPRQGEFVVTAGGIEGSLVYALSSAIRERIEQTGSATVHLDLLPNRSLEQVAKAVAQPRGSKSMANHLRGRLGLDGVRAGLLRELSTAADYADPQRLAALIKALPLTVVRPRPLDEAISSAGGVTFEALDEHLMLKALPGVFCAGEMLDWEAPTGGYLLTACFASGRAAGAGASKWLDTQG; translated from the coding sequence ATGGCGGCCGAAGTCCTGTCCAGCGCCGGGGTGAAGGTGGAACTGTTCGACGCCATGCCCTCGGTCGGACGCAAGTTCCTGCTGGCCGGCGTGGGCGGCATGAACATCACCCATTCCGAGGCCCGCGAGCCGTTCCTGTCGCGCTACGGGAAGCGTGCGCAGACCCTGGCGCCGCTGATCGACGCCTTCGACAACCAGGCGCTGTGCGCGTGGATCCATGGCCTGGGCATCGAGACCTTCGTCGGCACCTCCGGCCGCGTGTTCCCCACCGACATGAAGGCCGCACCGCTGCTGCGGGCCTGGCTCAAGCGCCTGCGCGAAGCCGGCGTGGTCATCCACACCCGCCACCGCTGGATGGGCTGGGACGCCAACGGCGCGCTGCTGATCGAAGGGCCGGAAGGCCAGCGCAGCGTGACGGCCGACGCCACCGTGCTCGCCCTTGGCGGCGGCAGTTGGCAACGCCTGGGCTCGGACGGTGCCTGGGTGCCGCTGCTGGCCGAGCGTGCTGTGGATATCTCGCCGCTGCGCCCGTCCAACTGTGGCTTTGAGGTGGAAGGCTGGAGCGAATTCTTCCGCGACAAGTTCGCCGGCGCACCGGTCAAGCCGGTGGCCCTCTCGCTGCCCGGCGGCACGCCGCGCCAGGGCGAGTTCGTGGTCACCGCCGGCGGTATCGAAGGCAGCCTGGTCTATGCCCTGTCTTCCGCTATCCGCGAGCGCATCGAGCAGACCGGCAGCGCCACGGTGCACCTGGACCTGCTGCCCAACCGCAGCCTGGAGCAGGTTGCCAAGGCCGTGGCGCAACCGCGCGGCTCCAAGTCCATGGCCAATCATCTGCGCGGCCGCCTGGGCCTGGACGGCGTGCGTGCCGGGCTGTTGCGGGAGTTGTCCACAGCCGCCGACTATGCCGACCCGCAGCGCCTCGCCGCCCTGATCAAGGCGCTACCGCTGACCGTGGTGCGCCCCCGCCCGCTGGACGAGGCTATCAGCAGCGCCGGTGGCGTGACCTTCGAGGCGCTGGACGAGCACCTGATGCTCAAGGCGCTGCCGGGCGTGTTCTGCGCCGGCGAAATGCTCGACTGGGAAGCGCCCACCGGCGGTTACCTGCTCACCGCCTGCTTCGCCAGCGGCCGCGCGGCCGGAGCCGGCGCGTCAAAGTGGCTCGATACGCAAGGCTGA
- a CDS encoding ABC transporter permease → MWLRSYSTSVYLFLYAPIALIMLFAFNAGRSGLSFQCCSVQWFGRAFGNPFIMEALGNSALIAFCSALIATLFGTLAVFGLQRVGKRVRLLFDALTYCAIIVPGIVIGIATLIAFITLFDVVNPLLALLDIGLPKLNMGFGTVVAAHSLFTMALVMVIVRTRVEAMDKSLLEASADLYAPPLDTFWRVTLPQIAPAILAGFLLAFTFSFDDFIIAFFVAGSETTLPIYIFSSIRRGITPEINAISTVIICASLALLFTSRYLQNRRTGVQAA, encoded by the coding sequence ATGTGGCTGCGCAGTTACTCCACCTCGGTCTACCTGTTCCTCTACGCGCCCATCGCGCTGATCATGCTCTTCGCCTTCAACGCCGGGCGCAGCGGGCTGAGCTTCCAGTGCTGCTCGGTGCAGTGGTTCGGCCGCGCCTTCGGCAACCCGTTCATCATGGAAGCGCTGGGCAACAGCGCGCTGATCGCCTTCTGCTCGGCGCTGATCGCCACGCTGTTCGGCACCCTCGCGGTGTTCGGCCTGCAGCGCGTCGGCAAGCGCGTGCGCCTGCTGTTCGACGCGCTGACCTACTGCGCGATCATCGTGCCGGGCATCGTCATCGGCATTGCCACGCTGATCGCCTTCATCACCCTGTTCGACGTGGTGAACCCGCTGCTGGCGCTGCTGGATATCGGCCTGCCGAAACTCAACATGGGCTTCGGCACCGTGGTCGCGGCGCACTCGCTGTTCACCATGGCGCTGGTGATGGTGATCGTCCGCACCCGCGTCGAGGCGATGGACAAGTCGCTGCTGGAAGCCTCCGCCGACCTCTACGCGCCGCCGCTGGACACCTTCTGGCGGGTGACCCTGCCGCAGATCGCCCCGGCGATCCTCGCCGGCTTCCTGCTGGCCTTCACCTTCAGCTTCGACGATTTCATCATCGCCTTCTTCGTCGCCGGCTCGGAAACCACGTTGCCGATCTACATCTTCTCGTCGATCCGCCGCGGCATCACGCCGGAGATCAACGCGATCTCCACGGTGATCATCTGCGCCTCGCTGGCGCTGCTGTTCACCTCCCGTTACCTGCAGAACCGCCGCACCGGCGTTCAGGCCGCCTGA
- a CDS encoding ABC transporter substrate-binding protein: MDKKSFIKTMRSWENGSITRRDFLGKTGLGLAMAVVAANTPGLLSGKAYAAEGSNIGDRLALATWPNYHSQENFDAFAKATGARVQMNVFGSNEEMLAKLQAGGSGWDVFVPTNYTISTYVQLGLIEPLDLSRIPNFDPKAFEERFMAQGTVDGKVYAVPKNWGTTGIVYDASKVKGSPDSWKQFWDLTLTSASGRTIVHDYQLTAIGNALKYYGYSFNSLDPKELAEAEKLLIQAKPHLFAINSDIQPSLRNGDAWMAMAWTGDASQLHRDNPDMTFVLGKEGGEIWSDFFAIPKSAEHRDAAYAFINYLLDPQHNKLEVLSHGYPSGDKRVDALLSKEMLDDPIMYPAAERLSPLEFGAAATLTSPARAELMARFKAA; this comes from the coding sequence ATGGACAAGAAGAGCTTCATCAAGACGATGCGCAGCTGGGAAAACGGCTCCATCACGCGGCGCGACTTTCTCGGCAAGACCGGTCTCGGCCTGGCGATGGCCGTGGTCGCCGCCAACACTCCCGGTCTGCTGAGCGGCAAGGCTTACGCTGCCGAGGGCAGCAACATCGGCGACCGCCTGGCCCTGGCCACCTGGCCGAACTACCACAGCCAGGAGAACTTCGACGCCTTCGCCAAGGCCACCGGTGCGCGGGTGCAGATGAACGTGTTCGGCTCCAACGAGGAGATGCTCGCCAAGCTGCAGGCCGGCGGCAGCGGCTGGGACGTCTTCGTGCCGACCAACTACACCATCAGCACCTACGTGCAGCTCGGGCTGATCGAACCACTGGACCTCTCGCGCATCCCCAACTTCGACCCCAAGGCCTTCGAGGAACGCTTCATGGCCCAGGGCACGGTGGACGGCAAGGTCTACGCGGTGCCGAAGAACTGGGGCACCACCGGCATCGTCTACGACGCCAGCAAGGTCAAGGGCAGCCCGGACTCCTGGAAGCAGTTCTGGGACCTGACCCTGACCAGCGCCTCGGGCCGCACCATCGTCCACGACTACCAGCTCACCGCCATCGGCAATGCACTCAAGTATTACGGCTACAGCTTCAATTCGCTGGACCCGAAGGAACTGGCCGAGGCCGAGAAGCTGCTGATCCAGGCCAAGCCGCACCTGTTCGCGATCAACTCCGACATCCAGCCCTCGCTGCGCAACGGCGACGCCTGGATGGCCATGGCCTGGACCGGCGACGCCTCGCAGCTGCACCGCGACAACCCGGACATGACCTTCGTGCTGGGCAAGGAAGGCGGCGAAATCTGGAGTGACTTCTTCGCCATTCCCAAGAGCGCCGAGCACCGTGACGCGGCCTACGCGTTCATCAATTACCTGCTCGATCCGCAACACAACAAGCTGGAGGTGCTCTCCCACGGCTACCCGAGCGGCGACAAGCGCGTCGATGCGCTGCTCTCCAAGGAGATGCTCGACGACCCGATCATGTACCCGGCGGCCGAGCGCCTGTCGCCGCTGGAGTTCGGCGCCGCGGCGACCCTCACCAGCCCGGCGCGCGCCGAACTGATGGCGCGGTTCAAGGCCGCCTGA
- a CDS encoding ABC transporter permease has protein sequence MNIAVSAPLPQTQATPTASRAKSLGRRVTLLLLLPSTLWFLLLLLMPLVIILVFSFGERSAVGGYGGGLTLENYLNLGSRAQAFWNTLTLAPLGTLACLLAAYPLAYFLAVKVRRNKSLLLTLVIVPFWTSFLIRTYAWIFILSGRGIPALLESFGIADVRLINTAYAVLIGIVYGYLPLMVFPIYVTLEKLDKRLLEASGDLGASAFETFRRVTLPLSAPGVITGVMLVFILLMGEFLIPAILGGGKVFFVGNALVDLFLQSRNWPFGSAVAMTLVAMMLVIIGVYLKLVARYGGSRNDGVL, from the coding sequence ATGAACATCGCTGTCAGCGCCCCGTTGCCGCAGACCCAGGCGACGCCCACGGCCTCGCGCGCGAAAAGCCTCGGCCGGCGCGTCACGCTCCTGCTGCTCCTGCCGTCCACCCTGTGGTTCCTGCTACTGCTGCTGATGCCGCTGGTGATCATCCTGGTCTTCAGCTTCGGCGAGCGCAGCGCCGTGGGAGGCTACGGTGGCGGCCTGACGCTGGAGAACTACCTGAACCTCGGTTCCCGAGCCCAGGCCTTCTGGAACACCCTGACCCTGGCGCCGTTGGGTACCCTGGCCTGCCTGCTGGCGGCCTACCCGCTGGCCTACTTCCTGGCGGTGAAGGTGCGGCGCAACAAGTCGCTGCTGCTCACGCTGGTCATCGTGCCGTTCTGGACCAGCTTCCTGATCCGCACCTACGCCTGGATCTTCATCCTCAGCGGTCGCGGCATTCCCGCGCTGCTGGAGAGCTTCGGCATCGCCGATGTGCGGCTGATCAACACGGCCTACGCGGTACTGATCGGTATCGTCTACGGCTACCTTCCGCTGATGGTGTTTCCCATCTACGTGACTCTGGAGAAGCTCGACAAGCGCCTGCTGGAAGCCTCCGGCGACCTCGGCGCCAGCGCCTTCGAGACCTTCCGCCGGGTGACCCTGCCGCTGTCCGCGCCGGGGGTGATCACCGGGGTGATGCTGGTGTTCATCCTGCTCATGGGCGAGTTCCTGATCCCGGCGATCCTCGGCGGCGGCAAGGTGTTCTTCGTCGGCAACGCGCTGGTCGACCTGTTCCTGCAATCGCGCAACTGGCCGTTCGGCAGCGCGGTGGCGATGACCCTGGTGGCGATGATGCTGGTGATCATCGGCGTCTACCTGAAACTCGTGGCGCGCTACGGCGGCTCACGCAACGACGGGGTGCTCTGA
- a CDS encoding helix-turn-helix transcriptional regulator: MRHKELKAWTGGVAHLLPLAAGRPRLLGLSQWLQQVCAVDNFVLFVYEGNHRPLDLFDTFPADIRHVYVEDYQVGPYLLDPFYLACTRHQAPGLWRLRQFAPDHFYVGEYYQTYYQQTGLTEEIAFFVDLADGATAVLSLMRKTSSLAYSRDEMQLLECARPVVEQVVREAWELRRAQPRPAQDLDYQIREAFDQFGAQLLTPREQEIVQLLLRGHSSASVAEQLDISPGTVKIHRKNLYAKLGIGSQSELLGLFIRELAGRDAAGGMLAVG, translated from the coding sequence ATGCGCCACAAGGAACTCAAAGCCTGGACCGGCGGAGTCGCCCATCTGCTCCCGCTGGCCGCCGGTCGCCCGCGCCTGCTCGGCCTCAGCCAGTGGCTGCAGCAGGTCTGTGCGGTGGATAACTTCGTGCTCTTCGTCTACGAAGGCAACCACCGCCCACTGGACCTGTTCGACACCTTCCCGGCCGACATCCGCCACGTCTACGTCGAGGACTACCAGGTCGGCCCCTACCTGCTCGATCCCTTCTACCTCGCCTGCACCCGCCACCAGGCGCCGGGGCTGTGGCGTCTGCGGCAGTTCGCGCCGGACCACTTCTACGTGGGCGAGTACTACCAGACCTACTATCAGCAGACCGGCCTGACCGAGGAGATCGCCTTCTTCGTCGACCTGGCCGACGGTGCCACCGCCGTGCTTTCGCTGATGCGCAAGACTTCCAGCCTGGCCTACAGCCGCGACGAGATGCAGTTGCTTGAGTGCGCGCGGCCGGTGGTCGAGCAGGTGGTGCGCGAGGCCTGGGAACTGCGCCGCGCGCAACCGCGCCCGGCACAGGACCTGGACTACCAGATCCGCGAGGCCTTCGACCAGTTCGGCGCCCAGCTGCTCACGCCCCGCGAGCAGGAGATCGTCCAGCTGCTGCTGCGCGGCCACTCCAGCGCCTCGGTGGCCGAGCAGCTGGATATCAGCCCCGGCACGGTGAAGATCCATCGCAAGAACCTTTACGCCAAGCTCGGCATCGGCAGCCAGTCGGAACTGCTCGGGCTGTTCATCCGCGAGCTGGCCGGGCGCGATGCGGCGGGTGGGATGCTTGCGGTGGGATAA